AAGCTACTGCCAGCCCTTCCCATTCAAAAAAGAAAGCACATGCAACCAAAGTGAGTGAAACTATATACCCTACCGAACCAATGTACATCAATTGTTTTCTTCCCATACGGTCTATGAGATAAATGCCAATTAATGTAAAGATCATATTGGTAACACCGATACCAATACTACTCAACAAGGCCGTGCTGGCTCCAAGGCCTGCTTCTTCTAGAATTCTTGGGGCGTAGTACAGGAAGGCATTAATTCCCGATAACTGATTGAAGAATGCCAAGAGGAATGCCAGTATCAAAGGAAAGCGGTATTTTTTAATAAAGATGTTTTCCCCCGAGATCACGTTCATACTTTCCACTTTGATTTCCTCCAGGAGCTTGTCAGTGTCAAGATGGGGACTGATACTTTTAAATACGTTTCTCGCCTCTTCAAAACGAGATTTGCTGAGGAGCCATCGCGGACTTTTTGGAATACCCAAGGCCATCACGGTGTAGATCGCAGCTGGGATAGCTTCAACTCCCACCATCCACCTCCAGGCATTATTCTCGATATTGCTGAGCAGGTAGTTGGAAAAGAAGGCGATCAGAATGCCGAAAACAATATTGAATTGGTACAAGCCCACAAGTTTACCCCTGTCTTTGGCAGGTGCGATCTCAGAGATATATGAGGGAGCCGCAACGGTAGAAGCGCCTACCCCCAATCCGCCTATAAACCTGAAAACGGCAAACGTCACAGGATCGTTGGCAAAGGCCGATCCTAAGGCCGAGACCGTGTAAAGGACACCTATCCAGATCAAGGTTTTTTTTCTTCCCAGCGAATTAGTCGGAATACCTCCGAGCAAAGCGCCCACTACGGTTCCCCACAAGGCCATTCCGATAACCACTATGCCATGGAAGCTATCTGATGATTGCCAAATTGCCTGGAGCGACTTTTCAGCTCCTGAAATTACTACAGTGTCAAATCCAAATAGAAATCCAGCCAGGGCAGCGGTAACAGAAAAGCGCAGAATTTTGCGATCCATAAAGGGTGGGTTTGATGTAAATCTAAGGAAATTTTACGCTCAGCCTCATTATTCTTATGGTTAGCCTCAGATATTTAGATGAGAAGTAATATAAGTAAGGATCTTTTCAGTAGCACCCTTCTGAGCAGTTACATAGTCCGAATTAATGACACCCTGTTTCTCCCTCGCCTGCTCATTATCAAAAAGTTGCTTCAACTCACCGATAAAAGCTTCTCCGTTTTCTACAACGGAAATTCCTCCCAGTTCCACCAGATCTTCTGCTTCCTTAAAACCTTGATATTGTGGTCCTGTAAATACCGGGATACCAAAAACAGCGGGCTCAAGGGTGTTGTGCAGGCCCGTGGCAAATCCGCCTCCTACATAAGCGATATCCGCATAGGAATACACCCTGGTAAGTAAACCAACCGTATCGAGAATGAGAAATTGAGCAGAGGAGAGATCGGCCTTTTGGATTTGGGAATAAAACAAACTCTTCCCCGGGAGGGATTTCTGCAAGGCCTGAAGATGGTCTTCTTTAATATCGTGCGGGGCGATGACTATTTTGACATGCTCTGGAATTTTATCTGCCTGTTGAGTCAGAAGCGCTTCATCTTCAGGCCAGGTGCTTCCCATCACAAGACATAGCTTATCCGCTTTAAAATCATTCATAAAATCCAATGAATTGTCCCGTTTCAGAATTTCAGATACCCTGTCAAAACGGGTGTCACCGGAAACGGAAACCTCCTCAAGGCCAATACCCTTCAATAAGGTTTTTGAATTTTTATCCTGCACGAAGTAATGGAAGAACTGCCCTAATGCCTGTCTCATAAATTTCCCATACCATTTAAAATAGATCTGCTCAGCGTTAAACCTTCCTGAGATCAGGAGGGCGGGTATCTTTCGCTTTTGTAGTTCCTTGAGATAATTTGGCCATATTTCGTATTTCACGAACAAGGCCAGAACCGGTTGCACTCGATTCAGGAACGTATTTACTCCATCATTGGTATCCATGGGTAGATAGGTGATCAGGTCAGCTTCTTCAGAGTGCTTTTTTACTTCGTATCCTGAGGGAGAAAAAAAAGTCACCAGAATTTTGTGATTGGGATAGGCGTTCCTAATACCCTTAATGACAGGAAGCCCCTGCTCAAATTCTCCGAGAGACGCAGTGTGTACCCAAATATACTTGTCTTCTTCCCTGATATTATCCTGTAGAAAACCTAAAACACCTTTTCTACCCTCGACAAAAAGGCGCAATTTGGGTTTGAAGATAGCTGCAATTTTCAGCCCTTGCCAGGTAATAAGAATGAGAAGATTGTACAGGAAATACACCGAGGATTCATTTGTCGCTAAAATACGCTTCTTTGGGAAATTACATTGGTCACCGTTCCTTAATTTTGTAATATTGCGACCATAGTTTCAGGGTATGAAAAAAATACAAATGGTTGACCTTGTAGGTCAATATCAGGAGATTAAAGAAGAAGTCAATATAGGAGTTCAGCAGGTAATGGATACGGCAGCCTTTATCAATGGCCCCGAAGTTCACGGATTTCAAAAGGAACTCGAAGCGTATCTGGGAATTAAACACGTTATACCCTGTGCCAACGGGACAGATGCTTTGCAAATTGCCATGATGGGGCTGCGACTTAAGCCCGGGGATGAGGTGATCACTGCAGATTTTACCTTTGCAGCCACAGTTGAGGTCATTGCCTTACTTGGCCTGACTCCGGTACTGGTTGATGTAGATCCTGAGACTTACAATATTGATCCTGAGGCTGTTGAAAAAGCCATCACCCCCAAAACAAAGGCAATTGTACCGGTTCATCTTTTTGGGCAATGCGCCCCAATGGACAGGCTGCTCGAAATTGCTGAAAAGCACAACCTCTTCCTTATTGAAGACAATGCTCAGGCAATAGGTGCCACACATACCTTTAACAATGGGCGTAAAAAGAAAGCGGGAACTATGGGGCACGTGGGTGCCACCTCCTTCTTTCCCTCCAAAAACTTGGGCTGTTATGGTGACGGTGGAGCCATATTTACAGATGACGACGATCTCGCTCACTTTATAAGAGGTATTGTCAACCACGGGATGTACGAGCGATATCACCATGATGTGATCGGTGTTAATTCCCGCCTCGATTCTATACAGGCGGTAGTCTTAAGGGCAAAATTATC
This DNA window, taken from Muriicola soli, encodes the following:
- a CDS encoding sugar porter family MFS transporter, producing MDRKILRFSVTAALAGFLFGFDTVVISGAEKSLQAIWQSSDSFHGIVVIGMALWGTVVGALLGGIPTNSLGRKKTLIWIGVLYTVSALGSAFANDPVTFAVFRFIGGLGVGASTVAAPSYISEIAPAKDRGKLVGLYQFNIVFGILIAFFSNYLLSNIENNAWRWMVGVEAIPAAIYTVMALGIPKSPRWLLSKSRFEEARNVFKSISPHLDTDKLLEEIKVESMNVISGENIFIKKYRFPLILAFLLAFFNQLSGINAFLYYAPRILEEAGLGASTALLSSIGIGVTNMIFTLIGIYLIDRMGRKQLMYIGSVGYIVSLTLVACAFFFEWEGLAVASFLFVFIAAHAIGQGSVIWVFISEIFPNHLRGYGQSFGSSVHWVLAAIIPSSIPFLFSSIGPGVVFSIFAGMMVLQLLFVIFMMPETKGVSLEELSKKLSPQKA
- a CDS encoding 3-deoxy-D-manno-octulosonic acid transferase encodes the protein MYFLYNLLILITWQGLKIAAIFKPKLRLFVEGRKGVLGFLQDNIREEDKYIWVHTASLGEFEQGLPVIKGIRNAYPNHKILVTFFSPSGYEVKKHSEEADLITYLPMDTNDGVNTFLNRVQPVLALFVKYEIWPNYLKELQKRKIPALLISGRFNAEQIYFKWYGKFMRQALGQFFHYFVQDKNSKTLLKGIGLEEVSVSGDTRFDRVSEILKRDNSLDFMNDFKADKLCLVMGSTWPEDEALLTQQADKIPEHVKIVIAPHDIKEDHLQALQKSLPGKSLFYSQIQKADLSSAQFLILDTVGLLTRVYSYADIAYVGGGFATGLHNTLEPAVFGIPVFTGPQYQGFKEAEDLVELGGISVVENGEAFIGELKQLFDNEQAREKQGVINSDYVTAQKGATEKILTYITSHLNI
- a CDS encoding DegT/DnrJ/EryC1/StrS family aminotransferase; protein product: MKKIQMVDLVGQYQEIKEEVNIGVQQVMDTAAFINGPEVHGFQKELEAYLGIKHVIPCANGTDALQIAMMGLRLKPGDEVITADFTFAATVEVIALLGLTPVLVDVDPETYNIDPEAVEKAITPKTKAIVPVHLFGQCAPMDRLLEIAEKHNLFLIEDNAQAIGATHTFNNGRKKKAGTMGHVGATSFFPSKNLGCYGDGGAIFTDDDDLAHFIRGIVNHGMYERYHHDVIGVNSRLDSIQAVVLRAKLSRLDTYCDKRREAARKYNLAFRAAADIVLPKTVNNCGMICDTCDCHVFHQYTLRITNGKRDALAAHLSEKGIPFGIYYPIPLHKQKAYEDSRYREEDFPVTKQLVKEVISLPMHTELDEEQIAFITTTILDFI